One Cyanobacteria bacterium GSL.Bin1 genomic window carries:
- a CDS encoding cation diffusion facilitator family transporter — protein MTSESSKTSIYAAMAANIAIGIAKFVGAAITGSSAMLSEGIHSVVDSTNEILLLYGLKQSERVADEEHPLGHGQEIYFWSLVVAVLIFALGGGVSVYEGLNSFQHSESSSSPVVSYIVLGVAAIFEGTALFISIKEFNQNYPRNEDVGLWKAIRDSKDPSAFIVIVEDFAALVGLILAFLGVFLSEVTHNPIYDGIASIIIGILLTVVAIILVAETKGLLVGESASPEVRNGIKQIVQSDEAVSAAESPITFHLGPRDIMLALNIEFKDELSADEIETATRRIETKIRDSHPDIKRIFIEAASVNRVVMESQSK, from the coding sequence ATGACATCTGAATCATCCAAAACCTCTATTTATGCTGCCATGGCAGCTAACATCGCGATCGGAATTGCTAAATTTGTCGGTGCTGCTATCACTGGCAGTTCAGCAATGCTGTCGGAAGGGATTCACTCAGTGGTTGATTCCACTAACGAAATTTTACTTCTGTATGGTCTCAAACAAAGTGAAAGAGTTGCTGATGAAGAACATCCCCTTGGTCATGGTCAAGAAATTTATTTTTGGTCGCTAGTCGTTGCTGTCTTAATCTTTGCCTTAGGCGGTGGCGTTTCAGTATATGAAGGGTTGAATAGCTTCCAACATTCGGAGTCTTCTAGTTCTCCGGTTGTCAGTTATATTGTCCTGGGAGTTGCAGCAATTTTTGAAGGAACGGCGTTATTCATTTCCATTAAAGAATTTAATCAGAATTATCCCAGGAATGAGGATGTTGGACTGTGGAAAGCGATTCGTGACAGTAAAGATCCCAGTGCGTTTATCGTGATTGTGGAAGACTTTGCAGCCCTGGTTGGACTGATTTTAGCGTTCTTGGGTGTTTTTCTGAGTGAAGTGACCCATAACCCAATTTATGACGGCATTGCTTCGATTATTATTGGTATTTTGTTGACAGTGGTTGCGATCATTTTGGTTGCGGAAACGAAAGGTCTTTTAGTGGGAGAAAGTGCGTCTCCAGAAGTGAGAAATGGCATTAAACAAATTGTGCAATCCGATGAAGCCGTCTCTGCTGCTGAATCGCCGATTACGTTTCATTTAGGACCTCGGGATATTATGTTGGCACTTAATATTGAGTTTAAAGATGAACTCTCTGCCGATGAAATTGAAACGGCAACGCGACGAATTGAGACAAAAATTAGAGACTCTCATCCTGATATCAAACGAATTTTTATTGAAGCCGCCTCCGTCAATAGAGTTGTTATGGAGAGTCAATCAAAGTGA
- a CDS encoding molybdopterin synthase sulfur carrier subunit gives MSTSITVTVKLFAAYQEAYGVEEIQQEFPPATPVHAVLDRILEEHPQLEQWREVTHFGVNLDFVPPETPLNDGDEVVLIPPVSGG, from the coding sequence ATGTCAACATCAATTACGGTTACGGTTAAACTCTTCGCTGCTTATCAAGAAGCATATGGTGTCGAAGAAATTCAGCAGGAGTTTCCGCCAGCAACGCCAGTTCATGCTGTGTTAGATCGAATTTTAGAAGAACATCCGCAACTAGAACAGTGGCGAGAGGTGACTCATTTTGGGGTGAATCTTGATTTTGTTCCGCCAGAAACCCCTTTAAACGATGGGGATGAAGTGGTTTTAATTCCACCGGTCAGTGGGGGGTAA
- a CDS encoding GNAT family N-acetyltransferase, whose amino-acid sequence MGMNLFTGEGQSKRCLLQEAQRHDFEMISSILKDNIDAIQLQGQDEQPITLAQSLIDHSDLPPQGQPCQEKTLLILTQATKTVIGMVSFYQGYPTEKTLYIGSLFFLKDFQRQGFGKEVMQYLEQEAVTAGYRESRVVVSLKNWQALRFWLNLGFNQMTQIVGNDHYSETTYADVELVKTKLIAK is encoded by the coding sequence ATGGGGATGAATCTTTTTACAGGCGAAGGTCAAAGCAAACGATGTCTGCTGCAAGAAGCACAACGCCATGATTTCGAGATGATTTCTTCTATTTTGAAAGATAATATTGATGCAATCCAATTGCAAGGACAGGATGAGCAACCGATAACACTTGCTCAGTCTTTAATCGATCATAGCGATCTTCCCCCGCAGGGTCAGCCTTGCCAAGAAAAAACGTTATTAATCCTAACTCAAGCAACCAAAACTGTTATCGGAATGGTAAGTTTTTACCAAGGTTACCCCACAGAAAAAACCTTATACATTGGCAGTTTATTCTTTTTGAAAGATTTTCAACGACAAGGCTTTGGCAAAGAAGTGATGCAGTATTTGGAACAAGAAGCAGTGACCGCCGGTTATCGAGAAAGTCGGGTCGTTGTCAGCTTAAAAAACTGGCAAGCCTTACGGTTTTGGTTGAATCTTGGCTTTAATCAGATGACCCAAATTGTCGGAAATGACCATTACTCTGAAACCACGTATGCTGATGTGGAATTAGTAAAAACAAAACTCATTGCAAAATGA
- a CDS encoding DUF3796 domain-containing protein, with translation MKKLPKTWLLGFLGFLSLLSLRYFQTGELLYLVWLVWLVWFVNFIPREN, from the coding sequence ATGAAAAAGTTACCGAAGACTTGGCTTTTAGGATTTTTAGGTTTTCTTAGTTTACTCAGTTTAAGATACTTTCAAACTGGAGAGTTATTATATTTAGTGTGGCTGGTTTGGCTAGTCTGGTTTGTTAATTTTATTCCTAGAGAAAATTAG